In a genomic window of Clavelina lepadiformis chromosome 7, kaClaLepa1.1, whole genome shotgun sequence:
- the LOC143465320 gene encoding uncharacterized protein LOC143465320, which translates to MECHPSDKHVEIILKESVVRLYDFARMKSYATRSESTSLCEVPTETDATLSLMSNNVFSQSEIEEKPVFDGEVVDSENPNKRNLQEKYNNLATKFPDKNITNREMNTREVKCSRIVENNKIKHFCCAVCDKYFTQKTKMKIHLKTHKSKRLYECRVCCKSFSRNSTLKQHMKVHTGERPYQCNVCCKSFSQNSNLQHHLRVHTGERPYQCDVCLKSFSENGNLLRHMKAHAAERPNQCNVCCKSFSRNSYLEHHLIVHTGERPYQCDVCCKSFSQNSHLQHHLRVHTGERPYQCDVCLKSFSRNSILKSHMKVHTGERPYPCDVCLKSFSQNSNLQHHLKVHTGERPYQCTVCCKSFSQNSHLQQHMRIHSGERPYQCDVCLKSFSQNSHLQRHMRIHTGERPYQCDVCLKSFSENSNLKQHMTIHTGERPYQCDVCLKSFSQRSILTTHMRVHTGKSPYQCDVCLKSFSKNGSLQRHMKVHTGERSYQCDVCLKSFSESSILKTHMRVHTGDRPYQCDVCLKSFLNNSHLQRHMIVHTGVRSYQCDVCLKSFSEDSNMKQYMKIHTGERPYQCDVCLKSFSQNSNLKTHMRVHTGERPYQCDVCLKSFSKNSNLQCHMKAHIGEHPYQGQG; encoded by the coding sequence atggAGTGTCATCCAAGTGATAAACATGTggagattattttaaaagaatcAGTGGTAAGATTATATGATTTTGCAAGAATGAAAAGCTATGCGACAAGAAGTGAATCAACTTCACTATGTGAAGTCCCGACTGAGACAGATGCGACATTATCTCTTATGTCAAACAATGTTTTCTCTCAGTCAGAGATTGAAGAAAAACCAGTATTTGATGGCGAGGTTGTTGATTCTGAAAAcccaaataaaagaaatttacagGAGAAATACAACAACTTGGCTACGAAGTTTCCTGATAAAAACATCACAAATCGTGAGATGAATACTAGAGAGGTTAAATGTTCAcgaattgttgaaaataacaaaataaaacatttctgttgcgccgtttgtgataaatattttacacaaaaaaccaaaatgaaaattcatttaaagacTCACAAGAGTAAACGATTGTATGAATGTcgagtttgttgcaaatcattttcacgaaacagcactttgaagcaacatatgaaagtccacactggagagcgcccttatcaatgcaatgtttgctgcaaatcattttctcaaaacagcaatttgcagCATCATTtgagagtccacactggagagcgcccttatcaatgtgatgtttgtttgaaatcattttcggaGAATGGAAATTTACTGCGTCATATGAAAGCACACGCTGCAGAGCGCCCTaatcaatgcaatgtttgctgcaaatcattttctcGAAACAGCTATTTGGAACATCATTTGatagtccacactggagagcgcccttatcaatgcgatgtttgctgcaaatcattttcacaaaacagccatTTGCAACATCATTtgagagtccacactggagagcgcccttatcaatgcgatgtttgtttgaaatcattttcacgaaacagcattttgaaaagtcatatgaaagtgcacactggagagcgcccttatccatgcgatgtttgtttgaaatcattttcgcaaaacagcaatttacaGCATCAtttgaaagtccacactggagagcgcccttatcaatgcactgtttgctgcaaatcattttctcaaaacagccatttgcaacaacatatgagaatccactctggagagcgcccttatcaatgcgatgtttgtttgaaatcattttcacaaaacagccatttgcaacgtcatatgagaatccacactggagagcgcccttatcaatgcgatgtttgtttgaaatcattttcggaaaacagcaatttgaagcaacatatgacaatccacactggagagcgcccttatcaatgcgatgtttgtttgaaatcttttTCACAAAGGAGCATTTTAACAACtcatatgagagtccacacAGGAAAaagcccttatcaatgcgatgtttgtttgaaatcattttctaAAAACGGCAGTTtacagcgtcatatgaaagtccacactggagagcgttcTTATCAATGCgacgtttgtttgaaatcattttcggaaagtagcattttaaaaactcatatgagagtccacactggagaccgcccttatcaatgcgatgtttgtctgaaatcatttttgaacaacaGCCATTTACAGCGTCATATGATAGTCCACACTGGAGTGCGctcttatcaatgcgatgtttgtttaaaatcattttcggAAGACAGCAATATGAAGCAATATATGAAaatccatactggagagcgcccttatcaatgcgatgtttgtctgaaatcattttcgcaaaacagcaatttaaaaactcatatgagagtccatactggagagcgcccttatcaatgcgacgtatgtttgaaatcattttcgaaaaacagcaatttacaATGTCATATGAAAGCCCATATTGGAGAACACCCTTATCAGGGTCAAGggtga
- the LOC143465324 gene encoding uncharacterized protein LOC143465324, giving the protein MECHPSDKHVEIILKESVVRLYDFARMKSYATRSKSTSLCEVPTETDATFTLMSNNVFSQSEIEEKPVFDGKVVVSENLNKRNLQEKSNKLATKFPDKNITNREMNTREVKCSRTVGNDKIKDFCCAFCDKSFTQQTKMKIHLKTHESKRLYECRVCCKSFSRNSHLQHHMRVHTGERPYQCDVYLKSFPENGNLQRHMKAHTGVRPYQCNVCCKSFSQNSTLQHHMKVHTGERPYQCDVCLKSFSENGKLQRHMKAHTGERPYQCNVCFKTFSQNSILKSHMKVHTGERPYQCDVCLNSFSENGNLQRHMKAHTGEHPYQCDVCCKSFSQNSRLQHHLIVHTGERPYQCDVCLKSFSQNSHLQHHLRVHTGVRPCQCDVCLKSFSQNSNLKAHMTVHTGARPYQCDVCLKSFSQNSNLKTHMKVHTGERPYQCDVCLKSFSQNITLKTHMKVHT; this is encoded by the coding sequence ATGGAGTGTCATCCAAGTGATAAACATGTggagattattttaaaagaatcAGTGGTAAGATTATATGATTTTGCAAGAATGAAAAGCTATGCGACAAGAAGTAAATCAACTTCACTATGTGAAGTCCCGACTGAGACAGATGCAACATTTACTCTTATGTCAAACAATGTTTTCTCTCAGTCAGAGATTGAAGAAAAACCAGTATTCGATGGCAAGGTTGTTGTTTCTGAAAAcctaaataaaagaaatttacagGAGAAATCCAACAAATTGGCTACGAAGTTTCCTGATAAAAACATCACAAATCGTGAGATGAATACTAGAGAGGTTAAATGTTCACGAACTGTTggaaatgacaaaataaaagatttctgtTGCGCcttttgtgataaatcttttACACAACAAACCAAAATGAAAATTCACTTAAAGACTCACGAGAGTAAACGATTGTATGAATGTcgagtttgttgcaaatcattttcacgaaacagccatttgcaacatcatatgagagtccacactggagaacgcccttatcaatgcgatgtttatttgaaatcatTTCCGGAGAATGGAAATTtacagcgtcatatgaaagccCACACTGGAgtgcgcccttatcaatgcaatgtttgctgcaaatcattttctcaAAACAGCACTTTGCAgcatcatatgaaagtccacactggagagcgcccttatcaatgcgatgtttgtttgaaatcattttcggaGAATGGAAAATtacagcgtcatatgaaagcccacactggagagcgcccttatcaatgcaatgtttgtttcaaaacattttcacaaaacagcattttgaaaagtcatatgaaagtccacactggagagcgcccttatcaatgcgatgtttgtttgaactcaTTTTCGGAGAATGGAAATTtacagcgtcatatgaaagcaCACACTGGAGAGCACCCTTAccaatgtgatgtttgctgcaaatcattttcacaaaacagccgTTTGCAACATCATTTGatagtccacactggagagcgcccttatcaatgcgatgtttgtttgaaatcattttcacaaaacagccaCTTGCAACATCATTtgagagtccacactggagtGCGCCCTTGTCAgtgtgatgtttgtttgaaatcattttcacaaaacagcaatttgaaagCTCATATGACAGTCCATACTGGAGCGCGCCCTTATCAgtgtgatgtttgtttgaaatcattttcgcaaaacagcaatttgaaaactcatatgaaagtccacactggagaacgcccttatcaatgcgatgtttgtttgaaatcattttcacaaaacattactttgaaaactcatatgaaagtccatactTGA